A genomic region of Deltaproteobacteria bacterium contains the following coding sequences:
- a CDS encoding sigma-54 dependent transcriptional regulator — protein MKRVLLAWLGRTDLDCARANRPASPGPTASVIEARTFDELVLLSNYPREESADYVRWLQERGSPRVHLLTSDLGDPTDYSGIHDAVLHSMEFVERELGPDAELAIHISPGTPAMQAVWVLLAKTRFPAELIQSHEKTGVRTVSIPFDISAEYVPDVLRRTDEKLQRLSDGLPPEAPEFDQIIRRSPAMERAVARARLVAPRNVPVLIEGESGTGKELFARAIHASSPRSSGPFEAVNCGALPRELVESLLFGHERGAFTGATQQHKGHFEVASGGTLFLDEVGELPLDAQVKLLRVLQERQVRRMGSDRTISVDVRIIAATNRNLLEEAAAGRFREDLYHRLAVGVIRLPALRDRQGDLSLLIERLLERINQEAASQPGYAHKELSPAARSLLIAHSWPGNVRELQNTLLRLSIWTSGPRIGVDDVREELLQVGSGSRSDLLGRPLGEGLQVRDLVAELARHYIERALQEAGGNKTRAAKLLGMASYQTLTDWMKRYGIKLPRKRREG, from the coding sequence GTGAAGCGGGTACTTCTCGCATGGTTGGGTCGAACCGACCTCGACTGCGCACGTGCGAATCGCCCGGCATCGCCGGGGCCGACCGCGAGCGTGATCGAAGCGCGCACCTTTGACGAACTGGTGCTGCTCTCGAACTATCCCCGCGAGGAGTCAGCGGACTATGTGCGTTGGCTTCAGGAGCGGGGAAGCCCGCGAGTGCATCTGCTGACATCGGACCTGGGCGATCCGACGGACTACAGCGGCATCCACGACGCAGTTCTTCACTCCATGGAGTTCGTGGAACGAGAGCTCGGACCCGATGCCGAGCTCGCGATCCACATCAGCCCAGGAACACCCGCTATGCAAGCGGTCTGGGTGCTTCTGGCCAAGACCCGCTTCCCCGCTGAGTTGATCCAGTCGCACGAGAAGACGGGCGTCCGGACGGTCTCGATCCCGTTCGATATCTCCGCCGAGTACGTGCCGGATGTGTTGCGGCGCACCGACGAGAAGCTCCAACGCCTCAGCGATGGGCTGCCGCCCGAGGCGCCCGAGTTCGATCAGATCATTCGACGGAGCCCGGCGATGGAACGTGCCGTGGCCCGCGCCCGCCTGGTAGCACCGCGAAACGTTCCTGTGCTGATCGAGGGAGAGTCGGGCACTGGCAAGGAACTCTTCGCGCGGGCCATTCATGCGTCCAGCCCTAGGTCCTCCGGTCCGTTCGAGGCGGTGAACTGCGGAGCACTTCCTCGCGAGCTCGTGGAGTCCTTGCTGTTCGGGCACGAAAGGGGGGCGTTCACTGGCGCAACTCAGCAGCACAAGGGCCACTTCGAGGTGGCGAGCGGTGGCACGCTCTTTCTCGATGAAGTCGGTGAACTTCCGCTGGATGCGCAGGTCAAGCTGCTGAGAGTTCTACAGGAACGACAGGTTCGGCGTATGGGTTCGGATCGCACGATTTCGGTCGATGTGAGGATCATCGCAGCGACCAACCGGAATCTCCTTGAGGAAGCGGCAGCCGGCCGCTTCCGTGAGGACCTCTATCACCGGCTCGCAGTAGGTGTGATTCGGCTTCCTGCGCTTCGCGACCGCCAAGGCGATCTCAGCTTGCTGATCGAGCGCCTGCTCGAGCGGATCAACCAGGAGGCGGCCTCCCAGCCGGGCTACGCACACAAGGAACTCTCTCCTGCCGCAAGAAGTCTTCTGATCGCCCACTCGTGGCCCGGTAACGTGCGAGAACTCCAGAACACGCTGCTACGACTGTCGATTTGGACCTCGGGCCCGCGGATCGGAGTCGATGACGTCCGAGAGGAGCTCCTGCAAGTCGGGTCTGGATCGAGATCGGACCTGCTCGGCCGGCCGCTCGGAGAGGGGCTGCAAGTTCGCGATCTCGTGGCAGAATTGGCCCGCCACTACATCGAGCGTGCCCTCCAGGAGGCTGGGGGCAACAAGACGCGAGCTGCCAAGCTACTCGGTATGGCGAGTTACCAGACCCTCACGGACTGGATGAAGAGATACGGGATCAAGCTGCCCAGGAAGAGGCGGGAAGGGTGA